One Helianthus annuus cultivar XRQ/B chromosome 7, HanXRQr2.0-SUNRISE, whole genome shotgun sequence genomic region harbors:
- the LOC110899458 gene encoding protein ALTERED PHOSPHATE STARVATION RESPONSE 1, translating to MGCCYSRLEKEEIVSRCKARKRYMKQFVKARHAFSASHCMYLRCLRTTGSALLQFATAETTLHHPPDHHLPPTLPTPPPPQPPTPPPPPPPPMSPTSETWTTSTTNTATTPLPPPPPPPPSSTWDFWDPFMPSSTRSGTVDEEEWEDRSTTVPSETVAATTVGAASVAAPPSAVSGFSKISVSTGTTSEMAVVVSTKVKDLVEIIKELDEYFLQAADSGGKLSALLEVPACTFPGQGSSGKVQGYGKNLSPLFGSWSSTPKLNVFGCDGMGGVTAVGGSLGVGSHCSTVERLYAWEKKLYQEVKNMESSKIEHAKRVEQLRKMELKRADYMKTEKAKKEVEKLESVMMVSSQAIESTSDEIVKLREEELYPQLVELVKGLMGMWRNLYECHQVQMHIVQQLKYLHATQSTDPTSELHRQAGLQLELEVQQWHQSFCSLVKSQRDYVQSLTGWLRLSLFQIGKTALSHTKQDSPIYALCEEWHLVVDNAPDNVASEGIKALLTAVHAIVVQQAEEQKQKKRADSSYKVLEKKMSVLRALERKFGPFSSSSNGKDHVGDKRAKVESLRAKTEEERGKYEKTIKVTRAMTLSNLQIGLPHVFQAVTGFANVWTHGFESVYNRAKRPEEVHDVKRLML from the exons ATGGGGTGTTGTTATTCAAGACTAGAGAAAGAAGAAATCGTTTCAAGATGCAAAGCAAGAAAAAGATACATGAAACAGTTTGTAAAAGCAAGACATGCATTTTCTGCTTCACATTGCATGTATTTAAGGTGTTTAAGAACCACCGGATCCGCCCTTCTACAATTCGCCACCGCTGAAACCACCCTACACCACCCGCCGGACCACCATTTACCACCCACTCTCCCCACCCCTCCGCCGCCGCAACCACccactccgccgccgccacctCCGCCGCCGATGAGTCCGACGTCGGAAACATGGACAACTTCCACCACCAACACCGCCACCACCCCACtcccgccgccgccgccaccgccGCCGTCGTCCACGTGGGATTTCTGGGACCCGTTCATGCCGTCGTCGACGAGATCGGGGACGGTGGATGAGGAAGAATGGGAAGATAGGTCGACCACTGTTCCGTCGGAGACGGTGGCCGCCACCACCGTTGGGGCGGCGAGTGTGGCGGCGCCGCCGTCCGCCGTTAGTGGGTTTTCTAAGATCTCTGTGTCTACTGGTACTACTAGTGAAATGGCGGTGGTGGTGTCGACAAAGGTTAAAGATTTGGTGGAGATTATTAAAGAATTAGATGAGTATTTTCTTCAGGCGGCGGATTCCGGTGGGAAATTGTCGGCGTTGTTGGAAGTTCCGGCGTGCACATTTCCCGGCCAAGGGTCGTCAG GTAAAGTTCAAGGGTATGGGAAGAATTTGAGCCCGTTGTTCGGCTCGTGGAGCTCAACTCCGAAGTTAAATGTGTTTGGATGCGATGGCATGGGTGGAGTTACCGCGGTTGGTGGCAGTCTTGGTGTTGGGAGCCATTGTTCTACGGTGGAGAGATTGTACGCATGGGAGAAGAAACTATACCAGGAGGTTAAG AATATGGAGAGTTCAAAGATTGAGCATGCAAAGAGGGTAGAACAATTGAGGAAAATGGAGCTTAAGAGGGCTGATTATATGAAGACTGAGAAAGCAAAAAAAGAGGTTGAGAAGTTGGAGTCTGTAATGATGGTTTCTTCGCAGGCGATCGAGTCAACGTCGGATGAAATAGTCAAACTCCGAGAGGAAGAGCTTTACCCGCAACTTGTTGAGCTTGTTAAAGG ATTAATGGGAATGTGGAGGAATCTATATGAATGCCACCAAGTCCAAATGCACATAGTCCAGCAACTCAAGTACCTCCACGCCACCCAGTCAACGGACCCCACTTCCGAACTCCACCGCCAAGCGGGTCTCCAACTAGAGCTCGAGGTTCAACAATGGCACCAATCCTTCTGCAGCCTCGTAAAAAGTCAACGTGACTACGTCCAGTCGTTGACCGGTTGGCTCCGCCTCAGCCTCTTCCAGATCGGGAAAACCGCGTTATCACACACCAAACAAGACTCCCCCATCTACGCCCTTTGTGAAGAATGGCATCTCGTGGTCGATAACGCCCCTGACAACGTCGCATCCGAGGGCATCAAAGCGTTACTCACCGCGGTTCATGCGATAGTAGTCCAACAAGCCGAAGAGCAGAAGCAGAAGAAAAGGGCGGACTCGTCGTATAAAGTGCTCGAGAAAAAAATGTCCGTGCTCCGGGCTCTTGAACGCAAGTTTGGCCCGTTTTCAAGCTCGTCAAATGGGAAGGACCATGTTGGGGACAAACGGGCCAAGGTGGAGTCGTTGAGGGCGAAGACTGAGGAAGAGAGAGGCAAATACGAGAAAACGATCAAGGTAACGAGAGCCATGACTTTGAGTAACTTACAAATCGGATTGCCTCATGTTTTTCAAGCGGTGACGGGTTTTGCTAACGTGTGGACCCATGGGTTCGAGTCTGTCTACAACCGAGCCAAGCGGCCGGAGGAGGTGCATGATGTAAAGAGGCTAATGCTTTAG